From one Ammospiza caudacuta isolate bAmmCau1 chromosome 8, bAmmCau1.pri, whole genome shotgun sequence genomic stretch:
- the TMEM237 gene encoding transmembrane protein 237: MVLENSCKVPANEIPLSRPKKRKPKGKTPLDGIVQAAVRRQSESSEPLTPEPPDAPPQRKRKKKKVPTDSETSFTQQNVASLFQNGNGMDVPEAEETVIRKQRKRTKKPRPAEVSSNELEVEEEDIVEDEHRKSPDQQPVFAAPTGISQPVSKVFVEKNRRFHAADRAELIKTTENINVLLDVKASWTTRDVALSVHRSFRVLGLFTHGFLAGYAVWNIVVIYILAGNELSMVSNLLEQYKTIAYPAQSLFYFLLSISTVSAFDRIDLAKASVALRGFLTLDPAALASFLYFAALILSLSQQMTCDRIHLYTPASENGSIWTAGTETEIVHSWVVVNLVVSVLVGTSWIFLSSRPELDHSEELMFHSEIEEFPHGDVIPRVQP; the protein is encoded by the exons ATGGTACTTGAGAATTCCTGCAAAGTACCTGCAA ATGAAATTCCACTCAGTCGtcccaaaaaaaggaaacccAAAGGAAAGACGCCATTAG ATGGCATTGTGCAGGCAGCGGTTCGTCGGCAGTCTGAAAGCAGCGAGCCCCTgacccctgagccccctgatGCCCCTCCTCAGAGGAAGCGCAAGAAGAAGAAAGTACCTACTG aTTCTGAGACCTCTTTTACCCAGCAGAATGTGGCGTCCCTATTTCAGAATGGAAATGGCATGGATGTCCCTGAAGCTGAAGAAACGGTGATCcgcaaacagagaaaaagaacaaa GAAACCTCGGCCAGCCGAAGTGAGCTCCAATGAGCTGGAAGTGGAGGAGGAAGACATCGTTGAAGATGAGCACAGGAAGAGCCCAGATCAGCagcctgtgtttgctgctccCACTGGAATTAGTCAGCCTGTTAGCAAAGTGTTTGTTGAAAAAAATC GGCGTTTTCATGCAGCTGACCGTGCAGAATTGATTAAAACCACTGAAAATATCAATGTGCTTTTGGACGTGAAGGCTTCGTGGACTACTAGAGATGTTGCCCTCTCAGTGCACCGAAGTTTCAG GGTGTTGGGCCTCTTCACCCATGGCTTCCTTGCTGGTTATGCTGTATGGAACATCGTGGTTATCTACATTCTGGCAGGAAATGAGCTTTCCATGGTTTCTAACCTGCTTGAGCAGTATAAGACAATAGCATACCCAGCTCAAAGTTTGTTCTATTTTTTGCTGTCTATCAGTACAGTCTCAGCCTTTGACAG GATTGATCTGGCAAAAGCATCAGTTGCACTGAGGGGCTTTCTGACCCTAGACCCAGCAGCACTAGCTTCTTTCT TATACTTTGCTGCTCTTATCTTATCCTTAAGCCAGCAGATGACGTGTGACAGAATCCACCTCTACACGCCAGCTTCGGAAAACGGCAGTATCTG GACTGCAGGTACAGAGACAGAAATTGTTCATTCGTGGGTTGTGGTGAATCTCGTAGTGTCTGTTCTGGTTGGGACAAGTTGGATCTTCTTAAGCTCCCGACCAGAGCTAGACCACAGTGAAG AATTGATGTTTCATTCTGAAATTGAGGAATTTCCTCACGGAGATGTCATACCCAGAGTCCAGCCATAA